From Pseudothermotoga thermarum DSM 5069, a single genomic window includes:
- a CDS encoding ABC transporter substrate-binding protein — protein MRKFVTVFILLSVLTVYTVGFSASQPKRGGILYDYLTSDPLGFDVQESTLLSVYTLGRLLFSTLVRYKGETLELEPELLAKMPEVSEDGLVYTFELKKGVKFHDGKTELTSDDVRFTIERMLDPKGKGLSAWLFDMILGAKDFMAGKATSIEGFKKIDNYRFQIILEKPYSPFIYNLAVPGASIYSEKLVKAAGENWKLNPIGTGPFRLKQYVPQTEIVLERNPYYFEPGLPYLDGIHIRIVPDTTTALMEFENGTLDVCVIPVIEYERIKASGKFNIIETVALNTYYFLMNMSDPMWSDVRLRKAMAMAIDKEKLAKSIFGPRATVATSFVTPGIPGAYELGKGPAYEYNPEEAKRLVQELIKDGVSVKVQAWQWGGDTLSDPNIIIQAMAREVGIDLEIIPVESAAFRDARRKGKIPANYGNWWADIPDPDNYLYVFFARDNMMSSGYNNALVQDMLEKARIEPDQNKRIQMYREIEYIILREDVAIIPLFHLKNLLATQKNVKGLFRHPTGITVYTYAWKE, from the coding sequence GTGAGAAAGTTTGTAACTGTTTTTATCCTGCTTTCAGTATTAACAGTGTACACAGTTGGGTTCTCAGCTTCTCAACCAAAAAGAGGTGGCATTCTTTACGATTATTTAACCAGTGACCCGCTTGGATTCGACGTTCAAGAAAGCACTTTGCTATCCGTCTACACACTTGGAAGGCTTCTTTTCAGCACTTTAGTTCGCTACAAAGGAGAAACCTTGGAACTTGAGCCAGAGCTTCTTGCCAAAATGCCAGAAGTTTCAGAGGATGGTCTTGTTTACACGTTCGAACTGAAGAAAGGTGTTAAATTCCATGACGGAAAAACTGAGTTGACTTCTGACGATGTGAGATTCACAATCGAAAGAATGCTTGATCCAAAAGGAAAAGGGTTGAGCGCTTGGTTGTTCGACATGATACTTGGTGCAAAAGATTTCATGGCGGGAAAAGCAACATCCATAGAAGGTTTCAAGAAGATCGACAACTACAGATTCCAGATAATCCTTGAGAAGCCCTATTCACCATTCATTTACAATCTAGCAGTGCCAGGTGCATCGATATATTCTGAAAAACTTGTAAAAGCTGCTGGAGAAAATTGGAAGCTTAATCCAATTGGTACAGGACCTTTCAGACTAAAGCAATATGTCCCACAAACTGAAATAGTACTTGAGCGAAATCCATATTACTTTGAACCTGGCCTTCCATACTTGGATGGCATTCACATAAGAATTGTTCCCGACACAACAACAGCTTTGATGGAATTTGAAAATGGTACTCTTGATGTCTGCGTTATACCAGTCATCGAATATGAAAGAATCAAAGCAAGTGGAAAATTCAACATTATCGAGACGGTCGCGTTGAACACGTACTATTTCTTGATGAACATGAGCGATCCAATGTGGTCAGATGTCAGACTCAGAAAAGCCATGGCAATGGCTATAGACAAGGAAAAATTGGCAAAAAGCATTTTTGGACCGCGTGCAACTGTTGCAACAAGTTTTGTTACACCCGGTATACCTGGTGCGTATGAACTTGGTAAAGGACCAGCTTACGAATACAATCCAGAAGAAGCAAAAAGACTTGTACAAGAGCTGATAAAGGACGGTGTTAGTGTCAAAGTGCAAGCGTGGCAGTGGGGTGGAGATACACTCTCAGATCCAAACATCATAATCCAGGCAATGGCAAGAGAAGTTGGAATAGATCTTGAAATAATACCAGTCGAAAGTGCCGCATTCAGAGATGCCCGCCGCAAAGGAAAAATTCCCGCAAACTATGGAAACTGGTGGGCTGACATACCAGATCCGGATAACTATCTGTATGTCTTTTTCGCCAGGGATAACATGATGTCGTCTGGTTACAACAACGCACTGGTTCAAGATATGCTGGAAAAGGCGAGAATAGAACCTGATCAAAACAAGAGGATTCAGATGTACAGAGAGATCGAATACATCATTCTAAGAGAAGATGTTGCGATAATACCGT
- a CDS encoding diaminopimelate dehydrogenase, translating to MPKTKVLVVGCGRVGKEVVTAVQESPDMELVGIVEQPHVVNDLRKKIKDIPVVTFEQVKELGNVDVAILAIGSRLIPEVAPLYLKMGMNTVDAYDIHAEGIVRLRRNLDVVAKENKVVAVIAAGWDPGTDSIVRALMEVIAPRGITYTNFGPGMSMGHTVAVKAIEGVEDAISITIPKGMGQHKRVVYVRVKDGYEFEKVAEKILSDPYFSHDETYVYKVNDVSSLVDMGHGVKIERKGVSASAHNQRMEFTMSINNPAATAQVMVAAARASLKQKPGCYTLLEIPLIDFLCGDLEQLICRLV from the coding sequence GTGCCGAAAACAAAGGTTCTCGTCGTTGGTTGCGGGCGAGTTGGCAAGGAAGTCGTCACTGCAGTTCAAGAAAGCCCAGACATGGAACTTGTTGGAATAGTTGAACAGCCTCACGTAGTGAATGACCTTAGAAAAAAGATAAAGGATATTCCAGTTGTCACCTTCGAGCAAGTTAAAGAACTTGGCAATGTGGATGTTGCAATATTGGCCATAGGCAGTAGGTTGATACCTGAAGTTGCCCCACTTTATTTGAAGATGGGAATGAACACAGTCGATGCTTACGATATTCACGCTGAAGGGATAGTGAGACTTAGGAGAAATCTCGACGTTGTTGCGAAGGAGAACAAAGTTGTGGCTGTGATCGCAGCTGGATGGGATCCAGGGACAGATTCGATAGTAAGGGCTTTGATGGAAGTAATAGCACCGAGGGGGATAACATATACGAACTTTGGACCTGGGATGAGCATGGGGCACACAGTTGCTGTGAAGGCAATAGAAGGTGTGGAAGATGCGATTTCGATAACCATACCAAAAGGGATGGGACAGCACAAAAGAGTTGTGTACGTGAGGGTGAAAGATGGGTACGAGTTTGAGAAGGTGGCAGAAAAGATCTTGAGCGATCCATACTTTTCACACGATGAAACGTATGTATATAAGGTTAACGATGTTTCAAGCCTTGTTGACATGGGACATGGGGTGAAGATAGAAAGAAAAGGTGTATCGGCAAGTGCGCACAATCAAAGAATGGAATTCACAATGAGTATCAACAATCCGGCTGCTACAGCACAAGTTATGGTGGCAGCGGCAAGGGCAAGTTTGAAACAAAAACCAGGGTGTTATACCTTATTAGAAATACCGTTGATTGATTTTCTTTGCGGTGATTTGGAACAACTGATTTGTCGTCTGGTTTGA